In the genome of Halobacterium noricense, one region contains:
- a CDS encoding molybdopterin molybdotransferase MoeA — MTEHDRHDAGFKERTRVEAARERLLDRVAVHDRTERVALEDADGRTVATAVTAERDVPHYRRAAMDGFAVRAEDTFGASDRSPAILREDEAKRVHTGSAVPEWADAVVMIEQTDTADGEVEVFSAVGEGENVAPVGEDVEAGDRLYEPGHRLRPSDLGLLKSVGLRNVEVYERPDVAVVPTGEELVQDDPEPGEVVETNGLTVSRLVKRWGASARYEDVVTDDETALADAIEANVDADVIVTTGGSSVGERDLIPEVVDDLGEVFVHGVALRPGHPVALGEVAGTPVVMLPGYPVACIVNAVQFLRPAVKRVGGMPLDDLPSVQARLDGKIRSEPGVRTFARVRLREADGERVAEPVSASGSGVLSSVALADGWVVVPEQTEGIDAGETVAVQNWEAHR; from the coding sequence ATGACCGAACACGACCGGCACGACGCCGGCTTCAAGGAACGAACACGCGTCGAGGCCGCGCGCGAGCGGCTCCTCGACCGGGTCGCGGTCCACGACCGCACCGAGCGCGTCGCGCTCGAAGACGCGGACGGGCGGACGGTCGCGACCGCCGTCACCGCCGAGCGGGACGTTCCGCACTACCGGCGCGCGGCGATGGACGGGTTCGCGGTGCGCGCCGAGGACACGTTCGGCGCGAGCGACCGGTCGCCGGCCATCCTCCGCGAAGACGAGGCCAAGCGCGTGCACACGGGAAGCGCGGTCCCGGAGTGGGCGGACGCGGTCGTGATGATCGAGCAGACCGACACCGCCGACGGCGAAGTCGAAGTGTTCTCCGCGGTCGGCGAGGGCGAGAACGTCGCGCCCGTCGGCGAGGACGTCGAAGCGGGCGACCGGCTCTACGAGCCCGGCCACCGCCTCCGGCCCTCCGACCTCGGGCTGTTGAAGTCCGTCGGCCTGCGGAATGTCGAAGTGTACGAGCGCCCGGACGTCGCCGTCGTCCCGACCGGCGAGGAACTCGTGCAGGACGACCCCGAACCCGGCGAGGTCGTGGAGACGAACGGGCTCACGGTCTCGCGGCTCGTGAAGCGCTGGGGTGCGAGCGCGCGCTACGAGGACGTCGTGACCGACGACGAGACGGCGCTCGCGGACGCCATCGAGGCGAACGTCGACGCGGACGTCATCGTGACCACCGGCGGGTCCTCGGTCGGCGAGCGCGACCTCATCCCGGAAGTCGTCGACGACCTCGGCGAAGTGTTCGTCCACGGGGTCGCGCTGCGGCCCGGCCACCCGGTCGCGCTCGGCGAGGTCGCGGGGACGCCGGTCGTGATGCTCCCCGGCTACCCCGTCGCCTGCATCGTGAACGCCGTGCAGTTCCTGCGGCCCGCGGTGAAGCGCGTCGGCGGAATGCCGCTGGACGACCTGCCGAGCGTGCAGGCGCGGCTGGACGGGAAGATTCGCTCCGAGCCGGGCGTGCGGACGTTCGCACGGGTTCGTCTCCGAGAAGCCGACGGCGAGCGCGTCGCGGAGCCGGTGAGCGCGAGCGGGAGCGGCGTGCTCTCCAGCGTCGCGCTCGCGGACGGCTGGGTCGTCGTGCCCGAGCAGACGGAGGGCATCGACGCCGGCGAGACAGTCGCCGTCCAGAACTGGGAGGCGCACCGATGA
- a CDS encoding Hsp20/alpha crystallin family protein, which translates to MPRLREALGSLPDSVFVDVLESDDAYAFVVDVPGATGDTVDVRVEGRMLAVDARREKDVPAEFDYRSEGRSLFLELELPLPPDATDEGASASVEDGVLDVRLPKRGTDSHSVPIEG; encoded by the coding sequence ATGCCCCGTTTGCGCGAAGCGCTAGGGAGCCTGCCCGATTCCGTGTTCGTCGACGTTTTAGAGAGTGACGACGCGTACGCGTTCGTCGTCGACGTGCCGGGGGCGACCGGCGACACCGTGGACGTCCGCGTGGAGGGTCGCATGCTCGCGGTGGACGCGCGCCGCGAGAAGGACGTGCCCGCCGAGTTCGACTACCGCAGCGAGGGGCGGTCGCTGTTCCTCGAACTGGAGCTCCCGCTGCCGCCGGACGCCACCGACGAGGGTGCGTCCGCGAGCGTCGAAGACGGCGTGCTCGACGTTCGGCTGCCGAAGCGCGGCACCGACAGCCACAGCGTGCCCATCGAGGGGTAG